CCCTCGCGCACGAATTGACAACCGTGAACGCGCAGATGCCGAAGAAGATCCCGACGTTTCAAGACGAAGAGTCTTGGGCCACCATAGTAACGCGCGACGTTGCTTGAAGCAGGAGGTAGATCGGCTCTTCCAGGTCGGAGTCGAGATCCGTCGCGTCCGCGTTCGCCGGCGGTAACGGTTCACCCCGTTCGATGTTGAGTTCAGCCATGTCTACCAGGGCGCTCGACAGCAACTGCCGCGCTTCGTCCAGATCGGGCCCCCAACTGATGACACCCGGAAAGTCCAGCACCTCCGCGTGGACCCCGTTGTCCAGGAACTTGTACATCGCCTTGTAGACCAGCATAGACGACAGCTACGATACCACAGGAGTCGGTGGGTGGCGACGAATGAACCGATGGCCGAGCTGGACTTCTACGACCCCGGGTTTCTGGCGGATCCGTATCCGGCTCTCGGGCGGGTGCGGGAGGCGACGCCGATCTTCCGCAACGAACAGACCGGGCAGTGGATGCTGACCCGGTTCGCCGACGTGAACGAGACGCTGCGCGACCGTCGACTGGGCCGCGTCTACCACCACCGCTACAGCCATTCCGAACTGGGCCAGCCGGAGCCTGACCCGCGCTGGGCCTCCTTCCATCAGCATGAGCGCTGGTCGCTGCTGAGCCTGGAGCCGCCCGACCACACCCGCATCCGCAAGCTCGTCTCCAAGGTGTTCACCTCCCGCTCGGTGACCCGGATCGGTCCGGTGATCGCCGCGCTGTCCCGGGTGCTGATCGATCATTGCCGTGAGATGGGGACGTTCGACCTGCTGGCCGACTATGCGCAGCGCTACTCGGTGGCGGTGGTCGGCGAGGTGCTGGGCGTGCCGCGCGCCGACACGCAGCGGCTGCTGGACTGGTCGCACGCCATCGTCAAGATGTACGAGCTGTCGGCGTCCGACGAGTTGAAGACGCGAGCCAACACCGCGGCCGGCGAGTTCATCGACTACACCCGGGAGCTGATCGCCCACAAGCGACGCTCACCCGACGAGCGGCTGGTCTCGCAACTCGTCCAGGTTTCCGAGGATGGCGAGCGGCTCAGCGACGACGAGATCGTGTCCACCACGATGGTGCTGCTGGAGGCGGGCCACGAGGCCACCGTCAACACCATGGGGAACGGCATGAAGGCGCTCCTGGAGCACCGCGACCAGTGGCGCCGCCTCGTCGCCGGCGAGGTGGACGCCGCCACCGCGGTGGAGGAGCTGCTGCGCTGGGACTCGCCGCTGCAGATGTTCGCCCGCTGGGTGCTGGAGCCGGGCGTGCAGGTCGCCGGCCAGCCGCTGCCGGTCGGCGATCAGGTGGCGATGCTGTTCGGCTCGGCCCAGCGCGACCCGCGCCGCTTCGACCACCCCGACCGCTTCGACGTGGCGCGCGGCGACCCCACCCACATCGGCTTCGGCGGCGGCATCCACTTCTGCGTCGGCGCCCCCCTCGCCCGCCACGAACTGGCCATCGCCCTCGCCGACCTGGTGGCCAACTTCCCCGACATCGAACTCGCCGCCGAACCCGTCTACCACCCCACCTTCGTCATCCGCGGCCTCACCGAACTCCGCCTCACGACTGCTTGACGCTCTGCGATTGGTCGCAGGATCGTAGAGCACATGAAGATGATCCCTTCACGCACACTCGCCGCCCGCCCCGGGAGGGTCTGGGAGGACCTTGAGCGCGAGGGCGTGATCGTGATCACCAAGGACGGGTTGCCTCGCAGCATCATGGTCCCGACCAGCGACGCAACGCTGTTGGAGGACATACAGGAATTGGTGTTCGCGCGGGCGCGAAGGGC
The sequence above is drawn from the Spirochaetaceae bacterium genome and encodes:
- a CDS encoding type II toxin-antitoxin system HicB family antitoxin, with the protein product MLVYKAMYKFLDNGVHAEVLDFPGVISWGPDLDEARQLLSSALVDMAELNIERGEPLPPANADATDLDSDLEEPIYLLLQATSRVTMVAQDSSS
- a CDS encoding cytochrome P450, with amino-acid sequence MATNEPMAELDFYDPGFLADPYPALGRVREATPIFRNEQTGQWMLTRFADVNETLRDRRLGRVYHHRYSHSELGQPEPDPRWASFHQHERWSLLSLEPPDHTRIRKLVSKVFTSRSVTRIGPVIAALSRVLIDHCREMGTFDLLADYAQRYSVAVVGEVLGVPRADTQRLLDWSHAIVKMYELSASDELKTRANTAAGEFIDYTRELIAHKRRSPDERLVSQLVQVSEDGERLSDDEIVSTTMVLLEAGHEATVNTMGNGMKALLEHRDQWRRLVAGEVDAATAVEELLRWDSPLQMFARWVLEPGVQVAGQPLPVGDQVAMLFGSAQRDPRRFDHPDRFDVARGDPTHIGFGGGIHFCVGAPLARHELAIALADLVANFPDIELAAEPVYHPTFVIRGLTELRLTTA